The region CGACCGCTTCGAGTCCGAGCCCCATCGTGTTCGCACCTTCGACGCGCACGATCAAGTCGCCGGTCTGCAACCCGAGCGTCCACGCCGGTCCGCCTTCGATCGGGGAGATCACGACCGGCAGCTCGTCGCGAATGCCGACCACCAGCCCCACGCCGCCGTACTCGCCATGCGTGGTGGCCTGCAGGTCCTCGTACGAACGGCGGTCGAGATACTGCGAATACGGATCGAGGCCGCGCGTCAGCCCCTCGAGCGCGCCCTTCATGAGCGAGTCGGACTCGACCTGATCGACGTAGCTCGAACGCACGCGCTGCAGCACTTCGATGAATTGATCGACGTTCGAGTACAGATCGCGCCCGGTCGCGCGCCCACGGCCCACCCACCAGCCGAGAACGAACAGCGCCACCAGGAACGCGGCGATTGCGAAGCGACGACGGATCAAGACGCTCTCCCGGACGACCGCGTGAGACCGCGTGCGCCACGAGGGCCACGGATGCGACCGTCGGGGAGTGACGGCTCGGAACGCGGTCGGAATGCGCGGCGGCGGCGCTCCGCGCGGGCGGCGACTATAGCACAGCCCTAGGCGCGCACCGGGCCGCGGCGACGCGACTCGACGGCACTCCACACCGCGACTTCGAGCGTGTCCGGCGCGGCGCTGGCATCGAGCACCAGCCATCGAGCCGGCTCGGCTGCGGCCAGTTCGAGGTAGCGGGCGCGGACCCGGCGATGGAACTCGAGCGACTCCGCGTCGATGCGGTTGGACGAACCGGCGACTCCGGTGCGGCGCGCGAGCCCGACCTCGGGATCGAGGTCGAAGTAGAGCGTCAGGTCGGGCACCAGCCCGCCGGTCGCCGCGCGGTTCCAGCCCTCGAGTAATCCCGCATCGAGGCCGCGACCGCCGCCCTGATACGCGAGCGTCGAGTCCGCGTAGCGATCGCACAGCACGACGCGTCCGGATTCGAGCGCGGGGCGGAGCACCTTCTCGACCAGGTCGGCACGCGCCGCCACCATCAGCAGCGCTTCGGCGAGCCGTGTGGGTCCCGGCTCCCGCGCTCCGCCGCGCCGTTCGGGCCGCTCGAGCAGCAGCGCCCGGATGCCTTCGGCGACCGCAGTTCCGCCGGGCTCGCGCGTCACCACCGGATCGATGCCGAGTGATTGCAGTCGCGCCGCGAGCCGCGCGATCTGCGTGGACTTGCCGGAGCCGTCACCACCTTCGAAGGAGACGAACAGCCCCGGCATTTCCCGGTCCTTTCCGCTCAGCGGGCGCGTGCGGGCTTGGCGCGACGCACGGTCCGACGACGTGCGGGCTTCGCGCGTGCCGCAGCCGCGCGGGCGGGCCTGGCGGTCGGCCGCGCCTTGCGAGTCGTGCTCGGCGCCCCGTTCATCGACGGCGCGGTCGCCCCTGCCACCATCTTGCTCTCGCGTTTCACCGTCGGCGCGTTCTCGCGCAGCAGCTTCTCGGTGCCCTTCGGATCCTTGATGAAGCGCTCGGTCATCAGGCGCGCGTCATCGTCCGGGATCTGCACCGGCGGCGACTTCTTGAAGTAGGACGACGGCGCGATCAGCGCGCCCTTCAGGCCGTGTTCGAGTCCGATCTTGGCACACCGCACCGCGTCGATCACGACACCGGCGGAGTTCGGCGAGTCCCACACTTCGAGTTTGAGTTCGAGGTTGAGCGGCACGTCCCCGAACGTGGTGCCTTCCATTCGGATGTGACACCACTTGCGATCCTTCAACCACGGAATGTAGTCGCTGGGTCCGACGTGCACGTCGTCGTCCGGAAGCCCGTACGGAATGATGCTGGTGACCGCCGAGGTCTTGGAGATCTTCTTCGACTCGAGCCGTTCGCGCTCCAGCATGTTGAGGAAGTCGGTGTTGCCGCCGAAGTTGATCTGGTAGGTCCGGTCGATGCGCACGCCGCGCTCGACGAACAGACGCGACAGCACGCGATGCGTGATGGTGGCGCCGACCTGAGACTTGATGTCGTCACCGATCACCGGCAGGCCCTTCTTCTCGAAGCGCTGCTGCCAGTACTTCTCGCGCGCGATGAACACCGGAATGCAGTTCACGAATGCGCAGCCGGCTTCGAGCACCTGCTCGACGTACCACTTGGTCGCTTCCTCGGAGCCGACCGGCAGGTAGTTCACCACCACGTCGGTCCTGGTGTCCTTGAGCAACTTC is a window of Candidatus Eisenbacteria bacterium DNA encoding:
- the tmk gene encoding dTMP kinase, which encodes MPGLFVSFEGGDGSGKSTQIARLAARLQSLGIDPVVTREPGGTAVAEGIRALLLERPERRGGAREPGPTRLAEALLMVAARADLVEKVLRPALESGRVVLCDRYADSTLAYQGGGRGLDAGLLEGWNRAATGGLVPDLTLYFDLDPEVGLARRTGVAGSSNRIDAESLEFHRRVRARYLELAAAEPARWLVLDASAAPDTLEVAVWSAVESRRRGPVRA
- a CDS encoding inositol-3-phosphate synthase; the protein is MGKVRVAIIGVGNCASSFVQGLHYYRNAKENDRIPGLMHVNLGGYHVRDVEVVAAIDVDRNKVGKDVADAILEWPNNTLAFAKVPKTGIKVQRGMTHDGLGKYLSQIIHKAPGSTVDIVKLLKDTRTDVVVNYLPVGSEEATKWYVEQVLEAGCAFVNCIPVFIAREKYWQQRFEKKGLPVIGDDIKSQVGATITHRVLSRLFVERGVRIDRTYQINFGGNTDFLNMLERERLESKKISKTSAVTSIIPYGLPDDDVHVGPSDYIPWLKDRKWCHIRMEGTTFGDVPLNLELKLEVWDSPNSAGVVIDAVRCAKIGLEHGLKGALIAPSSYFKKSPPVQIPDDDARLMTERFIKDPKGTEKLLRENAPTVKRESKMVAGATAPSMNGAPSTTRKARPTARPARAAAARAKPARRRTVRRAKPARAR